Proteins found in one Campylobacter concisus genomic segment:
- the folE gene encoding GTP cyclohydrolase I FolE yields the protein MQESFENSVKNMLTIIGEDPNREGLIKTPERVFKAFKFLTSGYDEDPKEVLGDALFTSSNNEMVLMRNIEFYSLCEHHLLPIIGRVHVAYIPNGKVVGLSKIPRMVNIYARRLQIQEQMTEQIAKALEDVIAPKGVGVVVEARHMCVEMRGVQKINSTTTTSALRGCFIKNADTRREFFSLINSPMETHF from the coding sequence ATGCAAGAGAGTTTTGAAAATTCGGTTAAAAACATGCTAACGATTATAGGCGAAGATCCAAACAGAGAAGGCCTTATAAAGACGCCTGAGCGTGTCTTTAAAGCGTTTAAATTTCTAACTAGCGGATATGATGAAGATCCAAAAGAGGTTCTTGGTGACGCACTTTTTACTAGCTCAAATAACGAAATGGTTCTCATGCGAAACATTGAGTTTTATAGCCTTTGCGAGCACCATTTGTTGCCTATTATCGGCCGCGTGCATGTGGCATACATCCCAAATGGCAAGGTCGTTGGCCTTAGTAAAATTCCACGCATGGTAAATATCTATGCAAGACGCTTGCAAATTCAAGAGCAAATGACTGAGCAGATCGCAAAGGCGCTTGAGGACGTGATCGCTCCAAAAGGCGTTGGAGTCGTCGTCGAGGCTAGACATATGTGCGTTGAGATGAGAGGTGTACAAAAGATAAACTCAACTACGACAACCTCAGCACTTAGAGGCTGCTTTATCAAAAACGCGGACACAAGACGAGAATTTTTCTCGCTTATAAATTCTCCTATGGAAACGCATTTTTGA
- the tig gene encoding trigger factor, giving the protein MEIKTKALDSVNTLASTTISADAIKSSVEKLAKKAAKTMKVDGFRQGHVPVAIVLKRYEKELTNDAEQDVLRDVVDEAIKQAGKKNDDLIGEPIVSKFDRKDGKIDVELTVSFKPSVDVSGYESLIPEFSNPRVLKKDIDEKKAELLKMIAPLEKVEGKRGLKVGDFAKFDFEGFVDGVAFDGGKAENYVLEIGSNQFIPGFEDGMVGIKAGGEKDIEVKFPENYGAAHLAGKDAIFKIKLHEIQERKIPEKLDEEMLKTLLPNEEKPTEELLDERIKEQIRQEKIYKLINDELKPKFAEAAVEKFKFDVPKNIVEQEIDMQFRNAWSSFTPDDMKKFREDKDALSKKRDEFRKDAENSVRLTFIIDELARVRGVKVSDQEVVQAIYFEAYRSGQDPKAHLEMYRNQGMLPAIKMSMIEEKLFGELFNKEKDEKKASKKEKAE; this is encoded by the coding sequence ATGGAAATCAAAACAAAAGCTCTAGATAGCGTAAATACCTTAGCAAGCACGACTATAAGTGCGGATGCTATAAAATCTAGCGTAGAGAAACTAGCAAAAAAAGCAGCAAAAACTATGAAAGTAGATGGCTTTAGACAAGGTCATGTGCCAGTTGCTATTGTGCTAAAACGCTACGAGAAAGAGCTAACAAACGACGCTGAGCAAGATGTCTTAAGAGATGTTGTTGATGAGGCTATAAAACAAGCAGGCAAGAAAAACGATGATCTTATCGGCGAGCCTATCGTTTCAAAATTTGACAGAAAAGATGGCAAGATCGATGTTGAGCTAACAGTTTCATTTAAGCCAAGTGTCGATGTGAGCGGCTATGAGAGCTTGATACCTGAGTTTTCAAACCCACGCGTTTTGAAAAAAGATATCGATGAGAAAAAAGCTGAACTTCTAAAAATGATAGCTCCACTTGAAAAAGTAGAAGGCAAAAGAGGCCTAAAAGTTGGCGATTTTGCTAAATTTGACTTTGAGGGCTTTGTTGATGGCGTTGCATTTGATGGTGGCAAGGCTGAAAACTATGTGCTTGAGATCGGCTCAAATCAATTCATTCCAGGCTTTGAAGATGGCATGGTAGGCATAAAAGCTGGTGGCGAAAAAGATATCGAGGTTAAATTCCCAGAAAACTACGGAGCTGCACATTTAGCTGGTAAAGACGCTATCTTTAAAATAAAGCTTCATGAAATTCAAGAGAGAAAAATTCCTGAAAAACTAGATGAAGAGATGTTAAAAACTCTACTTCCAAATGAAGAAAAACCAACTGAAGAGTTACTTGATGAGCGTATAAAAGAGCAAATCCGCCAAGAGAAAATTTATAAACTTATAAATGATGAGCTTAAGCCAAAATTTGCTGAAGCTGCGGTCGAGAAATTTAAATTTGACGTGCCAAAAAATATCGTTGAGCAAGAGATCGATATGCAGTTTAGAAACGCATGGAGCTCATTTACTCCAGATGATATGAAAAAATTTAGAGAGGACAAAGATGCTCTTTCTAAAAAACGTGACGAGTTTAGAAAAGACGCTGAAAATAGCGTTCGTTTAACTTTTATCATCGATGAACTAGCTCGCGTAAGAGGCGTAAAAGTAAGCGATCAAGAGGTTGTTCAAGCGATCTATTTTGAGGCGTATAGAAGCGGTCAAGATCCAAAAGCACACCTTGAGATGTACCGCAACCAAGGCATGCTTCCAGCTATAAAGATGTCAATGATCGAAGAGAAGCTATTTGGTGAGCTCTTTAACAAAGAAAAAGACGAGAAAAAAGCAAGTAAAAAAGAGAAGGCCGAGTAA
- the clpP gene encoding ATP-dependent Clp endopeptidase proteolytic subunit ClpP, with product MSYYVPVVVERTSRGERSYDIYSRLLKDRIVMLSGEIEDGMAASIVAQLLFLEAEDPDKDIYLYINSPGGVITSGFSIYDTMNYIKPDVCTICIGQAASMGAFLLSCGAPGKRYALPNSRIMIHQPLGGARGQATDIEIQAREILRMKEILNGILAKNTGQKLSKIVKDTERDFFMSSAEAKEYGLVDKILEKSFK from the coding sequence ATGAGCTATTACGTTCCTGTCGTAGTTGAAAGAACTAGTAGAGGTGAGCGAAGCTATGATATATATTCCCGTCTTTTAAAAGACAGGATCGTTATGCTAAGTGGTGAGATAGAAGATGGCATGGCTGCTTCTATCGTTGCTCAGCTTCTATTTTTAGAGGCTGAAGATCCAGACAAAGATATCTATCTATATATAAACTCACCAGGCGGTGTTATAACAAGTGGTTTTAGCATCTATGATACGATGAACTACATAAAACCAGATGTTTGCACGATCTGCATCGGCCAAGCTGCTAGTATGGGTGCATTTTTATTAAGCTGTGGTGCACCAGGTAAAAGATATGCACTACCAAATTCTCGCATCATGATACACCAACCACTTGGTGGTGCTAGAGGACAAGCGACTGATATCGAGATACAAGCTCGTGAAATTTTGCGTATGAAAGAGATTTTAAATGGAATTTTGGCCAAAAATACAGGTCAGAAGCTAAGTAAGATCGTAAAAGATACTGAACGTGATTTCTTTATGAGTTCGGCCGAAGCCAAAGAGTACGGACTTGTTGATAAAATTTTGGAGAAAAGTTTTAAATAA
- a CDS encoding GGDEF domain-containing protein — MIKIDNAPDPKKKAVEVKHILEKEKVDIYRFSENVLHELSDDNVPSTPNNYSIYFEKMLDGQPDEFRKEIGDMIVINSEISVPSGSNISIEKEIKQGFIQIKSMLQAVVLIYKNLGIMRGLVQKRMDALKNNTNILALQNVLSAFNHDLIKLNSLMDKHLDVIKVSYDEVAKMLKSIEEQSIYDTTYDVYNKKFLVATVQSEVEAVKRYGYNASFLLVRAKDRFTNRVKNLKERNNMYKAISQLLLRTSRRSDIVAHYGDGCFAMVMKYTDENGTKQAGSRILNMLSSIPWKIDGEECKLDIQVVSSMITKTRSAEELISYSLDQLILTQDDEQPIFLGE, encoded by the coding sequence GTGATAAAGATAGATAATGCACCAGACCCTAAGAAAAAAGCGGTTGAGGTAAAACATATTCTAGAAAAAGAAAAGGTAGATATCTACAGATTTTCAGAAAATGTTTTGCATGAATTAAGCGACGATAATGTTCCATCTACGCCAAATAATTACTCTATTTATTTTGAGAAAATGCTTGATGGACAGCCTGATGAATTTAGAAAAGAGATCGGTGATATGATAGTTATAAATTCCGAGATCTCAGTACCATCAGGCAGTAATATCTCTATTGAAAAAGAGATAAAGCAAGGATTTATCCAGATAAAAAGCATGCTTCAAGCCGTGGTGTTAATCTATAAAAATTTAGGCATCATGAGAGGCCTAGTGCAAAAGCGCATGGATGCACTCAAAAATAATACAAATATCCTAGCTCTTCAAAATGTTTTAAGCGCATTTAACCATGACTTAATAAAATTAAACAGCCTTATGGACAAGCATCTTGATGTCATTAAAGTAAGCTATGACGAAGTAGCCAAGATGCTTAAATCTATTGAAGAGCAGTCGATTTATGATACGACATATGACGTCTATAATAAAAAATTTCTAGTAGCCACAGTGCAAAGTGAAGTAGAAGCTGTTAAAAGATATGGCTATAACGCATCGTTTTTACTAGTAAGAGCAAAAGATAGATTTACAAATCGTGTTAAAAATTTAAAAGAGCGAAACAATATGTATAAAGCTATATCACAGCTTCTTTTAAGAACTTCTAGAAGAAGTGATATAGTGGCTCATTACGGTGATGGCTGTTTTGCTATGGTTATGAAATATACTGACGAAAATGGCACAAAACAAGCCGGTAGTAGAATTTTAAATATGCTTTCATCTATACCTTGGAAGATAGATGGTGAAGAGTGTAAGCTTGATATCCAAGTAGTTTCAAGCATGATAACAAAGACAAGAAGTGCTGAAGAATTAATCTCTTACTCGTTAGATCAACTAATACTAACACAAGATGATGAGCAGCCTATATTTTTGGGTGAATAA
- the def gene encoding peptide deformylase — translation MILEVLSYPNKKLYEVSKEVKIFDEELHKLLDDMYDTMIAKEGIGLAAIQIGVAKRIFIINLANDEGVQDKENLIEIINPKFELREGECIYQEGCLSVPGYYEDVKRNEVVAIKYQDRFGKEQSLKADGLLAIAIQHENDHLDGHLFIEKIGFNKRKKFDKEYKKQKKEKAS, via the coding sequence TTGATCTTAGAGGTTTTATCTTATCCAAATAAAAAGCTTTACGAAGTCTCAAAAGAGGTTAAAATTTTTGATGAGGAACTTCACAAACTACTTGATGATATGTATGATACGATGATTGCAAAAGAAGGCATCGGCCTTGCAGCTATTCAGATAGGTGTCGCAAAAAGAATTTTTATTATAAATCTAGCCAATGATGAGGGCGTGCAAGATAAAGAAAATTTAATCGAGATCATAAATCCAAAGTTTGAACTACGCGAAGGAGAATGCATCTATCAAGAGGGTTGCCTTAGTGTGCCCGGATATTATGAAGATGTAAAAAGAAATGAAGTTGTGGCCATCAAATATCAAGATCGTTTTGGCAAAGAGCAAAGCTTAAAGGCTGATGGGCTTTTAGCTATCGCTATCCAGCATGAAAACGATCATTTAGATGGACATCTTTTTATAGAAAAAATCGGCTTTAATAAACGCAAAAAATTTGACAAGGAATACAAAAAGCAAAAAAAAGAAAAAGCTTCATGA
- a CDS encoding YifB family Mg chelatase-like AAA ATPase: MKSLRCTTYGDGLKIIDVESIFSRGLPGFSIVGLASTSIKESTERVKAALLALDFSFPAQKITINLSPSDLPKSGSHFDLAIAILIALQKAKNLEKIFVFGELGLDGSVKSTANLFSILLFLSTQVKNVKVLVPKEIAQKASMIPNLEIYAVSTLEEAIRFFNDAEFAKSIHFTATHELFSNVIEISGKRYVPNLNFELDFKDVLGQDRAKRACVIAAVGMHNILFEGSPGSGKSMCAKRLVYIMAPQSLEEVLKSAAYRSLNLQDSEFTSTRAFRSPHHTSTKSSIFGGGSNVAKIGEIALANGGVLFFDEFPHFSKQVIESLREPLEDNQIHIARVNSKVTYETKFIFVAAQNPCPCGNLFSRNLNCKCSENEIKNYKSRISAPVLDRIDLKVAMDESSPGDKASLSSQQMSEMVLKAFIFQKKRDQDELNGKLNDAQVEKFCLLDNEAREILQKAASKYNLSQRGIKRTLRVARSIADLDESEQILKPHILEALSFRA, encoded by the coding sequence ATGAAGTCTTTAAGGTGTACTACTTACGGCGATGGGCTAAAGATAATTGACGTTGAGTCTATCTTCTCTCGCGGGCTTCCTGGTTTTAGCATCGTTGGGCTTGCAAGCACAAGCATCAAAGAGAGCACAGAACGCGTAAAGGCAGCGCTTCTGGCACTTGATTTTTCTTTTCCAGCACAAAAGATAACCATAAATTTATCCCCTTCAGATCTGCCAAAAAGTGGCTCACATTTTGACCTAGCTATCGCTATTCTTATAGCTCTTCAAAAGGCAAAAAACTTAGAGAAAATTTTTGTATTTGGCGAGCTTGGGCTTGATGGAAGCGTAAAAAGCACAGCAAATTTATTCTCAATCCTTCTTTTTTTAAGCACACAGGTAAAAAACGTAAAAGTCTTAGTACCAAAAGAGATAGCACAAAAAGCTTCTATGATCCCAAATTTAGAGATTTATGCGGTTAGTACTCTAGAGGAAGCGATTAGGTTTTTTAATGACGCAGAATTTGCAAAAAGTATACATTTTACCGCCACTCATGAGTTATTTTCAAACGTGATAGAAATTTCTGGCAAAAGATACGTTCCAAATTTAAACTTCGAGCTTGATTTTAAGGATGTTTTGGGTCAGGATCGCGCAAAAAGAGCCTGCGTTATTGCAGCCGTTGGTATGCACAATATTTTATTTGAAGGCAGTCCAGGTAGCGGCAAAAGTATGTGCGCAAAACGCCTAGTTTATATCATGGCGCCACAAAGCTTAGAAGAGGTGCTAAAGTCTGCCGCTTACCGCTCTTTAAATCTTCAAGATAGTGAATTTACAAGCACTAGAGCTTTTCGCTCACCACATCATACCTCGACAAAAAGTTCAATATTTGGTGGTGGCTCAAATGTCGCAAAGATCGGTGAAATCGCACTTGCAAATGGTGGAGTGCTATTTTTTGACGAATTTCCACACTTTTCTAAACAAGTGATCGAGAGTCTTAGAGAGCCACTTGAAGACAATCAAATCCACATCGCAAGGGTAAATTCAAAAGTGACTTATGAAACGAAATTTATATTTGTAGCAGCTCAAAATCCATGCCCTTGCGGAAATTTATTCTCTCGCAATCTAAATTGCAAATGCAGCGAAAATGAGATAAAAAACTATAAATCAAGAATTTCAGCTCCAGTGCTTGACCGCATTGATTTAAAAGTTGCTATGGACGAGAGCTCGCCAGGTGACAAGGCTAGTTTGAGCTCACAGCAGATGAGTGAGATGGTCTTAAAAGCCTTTATCTTTCAAAAAAAGCGTGATCAAGATGAGCTAAATGGCAAGCTAAATGATGCACAAGTTGAAAAATTTTGTCTATTGGATAATGAAGCTAGAGAAATTTTACAAAAGGCAGCCTCGAAGTACAATCTTTCTCAAAGAGGCATAAAAAGGACACTTAGAGTGGCTAGAAGTATCGCTGACCTTGATGAGAGCGAGCAAATTTTAAAGCCCCATATCTTAGAGGCGCTTAGTTTTAGGGCATAG
- a CDS encoding NAD(P)H-hydrate dehydratase, with the protein MKNLYLDTRVLDERAGKKFNLSEEILMENAAAGIANFVRKKFKKGMRILGICGSGNNGADVLCALRMLEGEFECEFILASQNLKPLAIKQLERAKSAGVCESKDVENSLNGAKCVIDGLFGSGLNRNLDEKHIELISKINASLAYIIACDVSSGLSSDGKVLGACVKADITITMGARKLGLYSDAAKDFVGKVKLATLGISAQNYECESDYHLLEKCDLVLPNRKNQCVNKGDFGHAFIISGEHIGASKLCAKAAFAFGAGLVSIIGEQDLNLPTQIMQASKISDKMNAGAVGMGLGENGIEKLDAQILKGKKLVLDADIFYSLKVLDLLNENCVLTPHPKEFCSLLKLCNIADIDVKTLQENRFAYAKSWSEKFKAVLVLKGTNTIIAKDGQIYIMPYGKNILAKGGSGDVLSGLVLALLAQGYEPLDAAISATLAHALSLRNFGKNSYALEPTDIIKGVKCL; encoded by the coding sequence ATGAAAAATTTATATTTAGACACGAGAGTTTTAGACGAGCGAGCAGGCAAGAAATTTAACCTCAGTGAAGAAATTTTAATGGAAAATGCAGCCGCCGGCATAGCAAATTTCGTACGTAAGAAATTTAAAAAAGGTATGAGAATACTAGGCATTTGTGGAAGTGGCAATAACGGTGCTGACGTACTTTGTGCTTTAAGGATGTTAGAGGGCGAGTTTGAATGCGAATTTATCTTAGCTAGTCAGAATTTAAAGCCACTAGCCATTAAGCAGCTTGAGCGAGCTAAATCTGCTGGCGTGTGTGAAAGTAAAGATGTAGAAAATAGCTTAAATGGTGCAAAATGCGTCATAGACGGGCTTTTTGGTTCAGGGCTAAATAGAAATTTAGACGAAAAGCACATAGAGCTCATCTCAAAAATAAATGCCAGCCTCGCTTACATCATCGCTTGTGACGTATCAAGCGGGCTAAGTAGCGATGGCAAGGTGCTTGGTGCTTGCGTAAAAGCAGACATCACGATCACGATGGGAGCTAGAAAGCTTGGGCTTTATAGCGACGCTGCAAAAGACTTTGTTGGCAAGGTAAAGCTCGCTACTCTTGGCATAAGCGCTCAAAACTATGAGTGCGAAAGCGACTATCATTTGCTTGAAAAATGCGACCTTGTGCTTCCAAATAGAAAAAATCAGTGCGTAAATAAGGGCGACTTTGGCCATGCTTTTATCATATCTGGCGAGCACATAGGAGCTAGTAAGCTTTGTGCAAAGGCGGCATTTGCCTTTGGGGCTGGGCTAGTTAGCATCATAGGCGAGCAGGACTTAAATTTACCAACGCAGATCATGCAAGCAAGTAAGATAAGCGATAAAATGAACGCTGGAGCCGTTGGCATGGGGCTTGGTGAAAATGGTATAGAAAAGCTTGATGCGCAAATTTTAAAGGGTAAAAAGCTAGTGCTTGACGCTGATATCTTTTATAGCTTAAAAGTGCTTGATCTACTAAACGAAAACTGTGTCTTAACGCCCCATCCAAAGGAATTTTGCTCACTTTTAAAGCTTTGTAATATAGCAGATATCGATGTAAAAACATTACAAGAAAATAGATTTGCTTATGCTAAGTCTTGGAGCGAGAAATTTAAGGCTGTGCTAGTACTTAAAGGCACAAATACGATAATCGCTAAAGACGGACAAATTTATATCATGCCTTATGGTAAAAATATACTTGCAAAAGGTGGCAGTGGTGACGTGCTAAGCGGACTTGTACTTGCTCTTTTAGCTCAAGGTTACGAGCCACTGGATGCTGCCATCTCGGCTACACTAGCTCATGCGCTTAGCCTTAGAAATTTTGGCAAAAACAGCTACGCGCTCGAGCCAACAGACATTATAAAAGGAGTAAAATGCTTATGA